In Bifidobacterium sp. ESL0745, one DNA window encodes the following:
- a CDS encoding carbohydrate ABC transporter permease codes for MSEASVSLKKQSGQKPAKKVKARSKLTWRRVGSSIIGILFSIVWIFPVYWMTITSFKPRSEILSSTPAFIPKHWSLDNFKSAIFQTTFLANLKNSIIVTFFAVVISVFFAFLACSALTLYRFKSRRFIMVLILAMQMLPGTAMLIPQFIVFNQLGLLNTYLGLILAYIATVLPFSIWNMRGFFLSIPVDIFESARVEGASEWQILRKITFPLVAPGIVSTSVFAFITAWNDYLTSYTFMRDESKYTLPVWLSSFSTPSGTDFGGQMAASVLFSLPVVIFFMIVQGNIVKGSTEGSVK; via the coding sequence ATGAGCGAGGCGTCGGTTTCTTTGAAAAAGCAATCTGGGCAAAAGCCTGCCAAGAAGGTAAAAGCCAGAAGCAAATTGACGTGGAGGAGGGTCGGATCGAGCATCATCGGGATTCTCTTCAGCATCGTCTGGATCTTCCCGGTCTACTGGATGACCATCACTTCGTTCAAGCCCCGCAGTGAGATTCTGTCCTCCACACCCGCTTTTATCCCCAAGCACTGGTCGCTGGATAATTTCAAATCCGCTATTTTCCAGACCACGTTCCTGGCGAATCTGAAGAACTCCATCATCGTCACCTTTTTTGCGGTTGTGATTTCAGTGTTCTTCGCCTTCCTGGCGTGCTCGGCACTGACGCTCTACCGTTTCAAGAGCCGCCGTTTCATCATGGTGCTCATCCTGGCCATGCAGATGCTGCCCGGCACCGCCATGCTGATTCCGCAGTTCATCGTGTTCAACCAGCTTGGCTTGCTCAACACCTACCTCGGGTTGATCCTGGCCTATATCGCCACGGTACTGCCGTTCTCGATCTGGAACATGCGTGGTTTCTTCCTTTCGATTCCCGTCGACATCTTCGAATCGGCAAGGGTGGAAGGGGCCAGCGAATGGCAGATCCTGCGCAAGATCACCTTCCCGTTGGTGGCTCCTGGCATCGTTTCGACTTCCGTGTTCGCGTTTATCACGGCATGGAACGACTACCTGACCTCATACACCTTCATGCGAGACGAATCGAAATACACGCTTCCTGTCTGGCTTTCGAGCTTTTCCACGCCGTCCGGTACCGATTTCGGCGGGCAGATGGCCGCTTCTGTGCTGTTCTCGCTGCCTGTGGTGATCTTCTTTATGATTGTCCAGGGCAACATCGTGAAGGGCTCGACCGAAGGCTCGGTGAAGTAG
- the nagB gene encoding glucosamine-6-phosphate deaminase: MAEIIITKDEDEAGEIYAKCVADLIERKPDAVLGLATGSSPLAAYRHLASQVKARNLDVSQVRGFALDEYAGLDPNHPQSYRSTITRTVVEPLGLDPAKVRVPNGNLKTIKDAGREYDAAIEAAGGVDVQILGIGTDGHIGFNEPGSSLASGTRIKTLAEQTRIDNARFFDGDINQVPTHCITQGIGTIMKARHLVLLAFGEGKAEAIKETCEGGISAFCPASALQLHPHATIIVDEAAASKLAHKDYYRYAYAHKPAWQEI; the protein is encoded by the coding sequence ATGGCAGAAATCATTATTACCAAGGACGAGGATGAAGCCGGCGAAATCTATGCCAAGTGCGTGGCCGATCTGATCGAGCGCAAGCCCGACGCGGTGCTTGGTCTGGCTACGGGCTCGAGCCCCTTGGCGGCTTACCGTCACTTGGCCTCGCAAGTCAAGGCGCGCAATCTTGACGTAAGCCAGGTTCGCGGCTTCGCGCTTGACGAATACGCTGGGCTCGATCCGAACCATCCGCAGTCCTATCGCAGCACCATCACCCGCACGGTGGTGGAGCCTCTGGGGCTCGACCCGGCCAAGGTGCGCGTGCCCAACGGCAATTTGAAGACCATCAAGGATGCGGGGCGTGAATACGATGCGGCGATCGAGGCCGCTGGTGGCGTCGACGTGCAGATTCTCGGCATCGGCACTGACGGGCATATCGGCTTCAACGAACCGGGCTCCTCACTCGCCAGCGGCACGCGTATCAAGACGTTGGCCGAACAGACCCGTATCGACAACGCACGTTTCTTCGACGGCGACATCAATCAGGTGCCGACCCACTGCATCACGCAAGGCATCGGCACCATCATGAAGGCGCGTCACCTTGTTCTGCTGGCGTTTGGCGAAGGCAAGGCCGAAGCCATCAAGGAGACTTGCGAGGGCGGCATCAGCGCCTTCTGCCCGGCCTCCGCATTGCAGCTGCACCCGCACGCCACGATCATCGTCGACGAGGCTGCGGCTTCGAAGCTTGCGCACAAGGATTATTACCGTTATGCCTATGCGCATAAGCCGGCTTGGCAGGAGATCTGA
- a CDS encoding ROK family protein: MVDDRLSGASPADVRVRNRDAVLRALYPNRRYSRSELSRITGMSKVSTSDVVADLMEDGYLCEVGYKNSKSPGKPARMLEFNTEAQVVIAVDLSNGDQIKGVVTDLKGTVLARERHPVCAGSTLRIEEVIDLCRSLAEDSDLPLLGIGVATPGFVDERGVVLEAPNLGWLNVDLAGVLKNRFHCEVCVANDADCGVSAERSFANGSPNMMFIQIAKGVGAGLLVSDHVVHGSANTAGEIGHVVVDQSGFECICGKRGCLETVIAVPALKRRIGEHPDKEEEIIAQAGCILGQALSVVVAMTDITDVVVSGPESLVDARFRKATQERVNMLVHSRFIEEVKVHGPYFKEDTALLGSVANVLKTKLNVM, translated from the coding sequence GTGGTAGACGATCGTCTTTCGGGGGCCTCGCCGGCCGATGTCCGCGTGCGTAACCGCGATGCTGTATTACGTGCATTGTATCCGAACAGACGGTATTCGCGTTCGGAACTGTCCAGGATAACCGGAATGTCCAAAGTCTCGACCTCGGATGTTGTCGCTGACCTCATGGAAGACGGCTACTTGTGCGAGGTCGGTTACAAGAATTCGAAGAGCCCCGGCAAACCGGCACGGATGCTTGAGTTCAACACCGAGGCACAGGTGGTGATTGCCGTTGATCTGTCCAACGGCGACCAGATCAAAGGGGTGGTGACGGACCTCAAAGGCACCGTCCTCGCCCGCGAACGGCATCCTGTATGCGCGGGTTCCACATTGCGCATCGAAGAGGTCATCGATCTGTGCAGATCACTTGCCGAGGATTCCGATTTGCCGTTGCTGGGCATCGGGGTGGCGACCCCGGGCTTTGTCGACGAGCGCGGTGTGGTGCTTGAAGCGCCCAATCTGGGTTGGCTCAATGTCGATTTGGCCGGCGTCCTCAAAAACCGTTTTCACTGTGAGGTGTGCGTAGCCAACGACGCGGATTGCGGGGTTTCGGCCGAACGCAGCTTTGCCAACGGCTCCCCGAACATGATGTTCATACAGATCGCCAAAGGTGTGGGCGCAGGACTGTTGGTGTCCGATCACGTGGTGCATGGCAGCGCCAATACCGCCGGTGAAATCGGCCATGTGGTGGTCGACCAATCGGGATTCGAATGTATCTGCGGCAAACGTGGATGTCTGGAAACGGTAATCGCCGTTCCTGCCTTGAAAAGGCGGATTGGTGAGCACCCTGACAAGGAAGAGGAAATCATCGCTCAGGCGGGATGCATTTTGGGACAGGCACTTTCCGTAGTGGTGGCGATGACCGACATCACCGATGTCGTGGTCTCAGGGCCGGAAAGCCTGGTGGACGCGCGCTTTCGGAAGGCCACCCAGGAACGTGTCAATATGCTGGTGCATTCCCGGTTCATAGAAGAGGTGAAAGTGCATGGGCCGTATTTCAAAGAGGACACGGCGTTGCTTGGTTCGGTCGCCAATGTGTTGAAAACAAAACTCAATGTGATGTAG
- a CDS encoding ROK family protein, translating to MIGKPLKSDPSDVRAKNIRTAFQLVAYAGAISRAELGRLMGLSRMAVSDLVNEMMENHLLRQAGLDRRQGRGKRSLMVTVDTDHWRVASVDMTQRFVIRGALTDLMGRIVDRVETPLGDDAQSHLQMVDELLGKLLAMTSHPILGLGVAVPGVIDAEGTVVRSVSLGWTEIPLQTHLKQERHIPTVVCNDVNMGLLGECTFGKGSRNSLFVRIGRGVGAGVCLNGTIIDGSGYSAGEIGHVVVDPNGPQCVCGKRGCLEMMVNVPRLRERIESHPDKRDDILGRGGNMLGDALAMSVSLLDLSDISVDGPADIIGPVFLQALRDELEAKTNVDYRRQPVIHRCEQGDDLVLRGQAVEVIRSFVDSIHSRRESDGGMAEDETITKTGSLHGKRMAGTSKDATDAAKYADSIERNQTA from the coding sequence ATGATCGGAAAACCGTTGAAATCCGACCCTTCCGATGTTCGAGCCAAGAATATTCGTACGGCGTTTCAGTTGGTGGCGTATGCCGGCGCGATTTCCCGTGCCGAGCTCGGCCGTCTCATGGGGCTTTCCAGAATGGCGGTCAGCGACCTGGTCAATGAGATGATGGAGAATCATCTGTTGCGTCAGGCGGGTCTGGACCGTCGCCAAGGACGCGGCAAACGCTCCTTGATGGTTACCGTCGACACGGATCACTGGCGCGTGGCTTCGGTGGATATGACTCAGCGTTTTGTCATACGGGGTGCGCTGACCGACCTGATGGGCCGTATCGTCGATCGGGTGGAGACGCCTTTGGGCGACGACGCCCAATCTCACTTGCAGATGGTCGATGAGCTGCTGGGTAAGCTGCTGGCCATGACCAGTCATCCGATCCTCGGCTTGGGTGTGGCCGTTCCGGGCGTTATCGATGCAGAGGGAACCGTGGTCCGATCGGTCAGTCTTGGATGGACTGAGATTCCCTTGCAGACGCATCTCAAACAGGAACGCCATATACCGACGGTGGTCTGTAACGACGTGAACATGGGGCTGCTGGGGGAATGCACGTTTGGCAAAGGTTCACGAAATTCGTTGTTCGTCCGCATCGGGCGGGGTGTGGGAGCCGGGGTATGCCTCAATGGCACGATTATCGACGGCAGTGGGTATTCGGCAGGTGAGATCGGACACGTGGTCGTTGACCCCAACGGGCCGCAGTGCGTCTGCGGCAAGCGCGGATGCCTGGAAATGATGGTCAATGTGCCGAGGTTGCGCGAGCGTATCGAATCACACCCTGACAAACGCGATGACATCCTTGGGCGCGGCGGGAATATGCTGGGCGATGCCCTGGCGATGTCCGTCAGCCTTCTCGATTTGAGCGATATCTCCGTGGATGGCCCGGCCGATATCATCGGTCCGGTTTTCCTTCAGGCACTGCGTGACGAGCTTGAGGCCAAGACCAACGTGGATTATCGTCGTCAGCCGGTGATTCATCGTTGCGAGCAGGGTGATGATCTGGTGTTGCGTGGGCAGGCGGTAGAGGTCATTCGTTCGTTTGTTGACAGCATCCACTCGCGTCGCGAAAGCGATGGTGGAATGGCCGAAGACGAAACGATCACCAAAACCGGATCGTTGCATGGCAAACGCATGGCAGGTACAAGCAAAGACGCTACGGATGCCGCCAAGTATGCCGACAGCATCGAAAGGAACCAGACGGCATGA
- a CDS encoding glycoside hydrolase family 20 zincin-like fold domain-containing protein produces MQYTINDVEYHFDLIPAPKNVDFDGRTMTLPYTGRILESREVGDVECVLAGQLADDIEAATGIRWDVAKGRQWNAFIIIDIDTQLEPEGYRLDINEQKAKVTGGDFEGARNGVQTLRQIIRQCAPVLPLLSIADSPEYKIRSYYLDVTRGRVPTLDWLKRWADQLCLYKYNQLQLYIEHSFRFDELSETWRGVSPLEPATIVEFDAYCAKRGIELVPSVSTFGHLYQELRTHELRDLGEFPKDADRTFSFIERQEHHTLNITKPEAFEFSTSLTDPYMELFTSKKFNIGADETFDLGKGASHEYAQKHGVARMYADYVTKLCEHLQKLGRQPMLWGDIAVKMPQMLPYLPKDATLLNWLYSPTVGENEVKLLADSGLKQYVCAAVWCWNSMLPRLDDSWNNITRLAGFGIKYHAVGFMVTDWGDFGHVNDPHMALIGMIYGAQNGWCPSTAMTQGDMNRMVSRCAFGDQTGSLVEAIRDASRCTSFSWSDAVHYIELDDGDGGLNHDVLADCDGHGTSRPWVNDSDLDLQGARYHLLEDGRETIGEADKCNSALSKAASRIAVALAGTNKDVSSYASALSVAIEGQRLLNEFGYMMAAKAGLVSGEHGPEYCNRLARSIEEWGESYCTAWRKVSEESELNRVTSIIWRCADALRR; encoded by the coding sequence ATGCAATACACCATTAATGACGTTGAATACCATTTCGACCTTATTCCTGCGCCGAAGAACGTTGATTTCGACGGGCGGACGATGACGTTGCCCTACACGGGGCGTATTCTCGAATCGCGCGAGGTGGGCGATGTTGAATGCGTGTTGGCCGGCCAGCTCGCCGACGATATCGAAGCGGCCACGGGCATTCGTTGGGATGTCGCCAAAGGCAGACAATGGAACGCCTTCATCATCATTGATATTGATACGCAATTGGAACCCGAGGGCTATCGCCTTGACATCAATGAGCAGAAGGCAAAGGTTACCGGCGGTGATTTCGAGGGCGCTCGCAATGGGGTGCAGACGCTGCGCCAGATCATCCGCCAGTGCGCCCCGGTGCTTCCGCTGCTTTCGATTGCCGACAGCCCGGAGTACAAGATCCGCAGCTACTATCTTGATGTGACGCGAGGCCGCGTCCCCACGCTTGATTGGCTGAAGCGCTGGGCGGACCAGCTCTGCCTGTACAAGTACAACCAGCTGCAGCTCTATATCGAGCACAGCTTCCGTTTCGATGAGCTGAGCGAGACCTGGCGTGGGGTAAGCCCCTTGGAACCGGCGACGATCGTGGAATTCGACGCCTATTGCGCCAAGCGCGGCATCGAGCTGGTTCCTTCCGTTTCGACGTTCGGCCACCTCTATCAGGAACTTCGTACCCACGAATTGCGTGACCTGGGCGAGTTCCCCAAGGATGCGGACCGTACTTTCAGCTTCATCGAACGCCAGGAGCATCACACCCTCAACATCACCAAACCGGAAGCCTTCGAATTCTCGACTTCGCTGACCGATCCCTACATGGAGCTCTTCACCTCGAAGAAGTTCAACATCGGGGCCGATGAGACCTTCGACCTCGGCAAAGGGGCCTCGCACGAATATGCGCAAAAGCATGGTGTGGCGCGGATGTATGCCGACTATGTCACCAAGCTCTGCGAACATCTGCAAAAACTGGGCAGGCAGCCGATGCTCTGGGGAGACATCGCGGTCAAAATGCCGCAGATGCTTCCTTACCTGCCCAAGGATGCGACGCTGCTCAACTGGCTTTACTCGCCGACGGTAGGGGAGAACGAAGTCAAGCTTCTGGCCGATTCCGGACTGAAACAATATGTGTGCGCCGCTGTGTGGTGCTGGAATTCGATGCTGCCGAGGCTCGATGATTCGTGGAACAACATCACCCGTCTTGCCGGATTCGGCATCAAGTACCATGCGGTGGGCTTCATGGTCACCGATTGGGGCGATTTCGGCCATGTCAACGATCCGCATATGGCGTTGATCGGCATGATCTACGGTGCCCAAAACGGCTGGTGCCCCAGCACTGCGATGACGCAAGGCGATATGAACCGCATGGTCTCACGTTGTGCGTTCGGCGATCAGACCGGCAGCCTTGTCGAGGCGATTCGCGACGCTTCTCGATGCACTTCGTTTTCCTGGAGCGACGCTGTGCATTACATTGAGCTCGACGACGGCGATGGCGGGCTCAACCATGATGTACTGGCCGATTGCGATGGCCACGGCACGAGCAGGCCGTGGGTCAATGACTCCGATCTCGACCTTCAAGGCGCACGTTATCATCTGCTTGAAGACGGTCGTGAAACCATCGGTGAGGCTGACAAGTGCAATTCGGCGCTTTCTAAGGCCGCTTCCCGCATTGCCGTGGCATTGGCGGGGACGAATAAGGATGTGTCCTCGTATGCATCCGCGCTTTCGGTCGCCATCGAAGGGCAGCGTCTGCTCAATGAGTTCGGCTACATGATGGCAGCGAAGGCCGGGCTTGTGTCGGGTGAACATGGGCCTGAATATTGCAACAGGCTTGCCCGTTCCATCGAAGAATGGGGGGAGTCCTATTGCACCGCCTGGCGGAAGGTCAGCGAGGAATCGGAATTGAACCGCGTCACCTCGATCATCTGGCGTTGTGCTGATGCCCTTCGTCGATAG
- a CDS encoding ROK family protein translates to MKTIEEKSGLGSEMNPVQTGNRTGSHQRAERNGLYIGIDIGGTKIAGSLMRFRADGSYRVLDSQRIKVRRGGRQVVEDVTSVVLSLLDRNCVDGSGVGDDVDKTGERHMSVNGVGLCIPGRVDPEAGVVENVANLDIGRLALADEIHRTTGLPAHLENDVNAATLGSYIVLSQHRDPRLPKPQVGADVAVFLNLGTGVAAGVLRNGVLDSGFSGVAGEIGHIPVECQRWHCGCGQDGCIETAAGGNAIRRQWPYADPPMPDIIAKAHDVSSSEHDKACETLDTVIGAIADAIDILALAIDPRIIMIGGGTTKTGKPLLDEIRAGLKKRAASSAFIASLHLDERIAFVDPAEPIGCIGSACAMAKTAGLQ, encoded by the coding sequence ATGAAGACAATAGAGGAAAAGAGCGGTTTGGGATCTGAAATGAATCCTGTGCAAACAGGGAATCGGACGGGTTCGCACCAGCGGGCTGAACGCAATGGCCTCTATATCGGCATCGATATCGGGGGAACCAAAATCGCTGGGTCATTGATGCGATTTCGTGCCGACGGAAGCTATCGGGTGCTTGATTCGCAACGCATCAAGGTTCGTCGTGGCGGCCGGCAGGTTGTCGAGGATGTGACGAGTGTGGTGCTTTCGCTGCTGGACCGCAATTGCGTTGACGGCTCCGGCGTCGGTGATGACGTCGACAAAACCGGTGAGCGGCATATGAGCGTAAACGGTGTCGGTCTGTGTATTCCAGGTCGGGTCGATCCTGAGGCCGGCGTGGTGGAAAACGTCGCCAACCTCGATATCGGCAGGCTCGCCTTGGCTGACGAAATTCACCGGACGACCGGTCTGCCGGCTCATCTGGAAAACGATGTCAACGCGGCGACGCTCGGCTCCTATATCGTGCTTTCACAACATCGTGATCCTCGCTTGCCGAAACCGCAAGTCGGGGCAGACGTGGCGGTGTTCCTCAACCTTGGAACCGGTGTGGCCGCGGGAGTATTGCGTAATGGTGTTCTGGACAGCGGCTTCAGCGGGGTCGCCGGCGAAATCGGTCACATCCCCGTCGAGTGCCAGCGTTGGCATTGCGGATGTGGACAGGATGGCTGCATTGAGACCGCTGCCGGCGGCAATGCGATCAGGCGCCAATGGCCATATGCCGACCCGCCGATGCCGGATATCATCGCCAAAGCGCACGACGTCTCGAGCTCGGAGCATGACAAGGCTTGTGAAACATTGGATACGGTGATTGGGGCAATCGCCGATGCAATCGATATCCTTGCGCTTGCCATCGATCCCAGGATCATCATGATCGGCGGGGGGACGACGAAAACCGGCAAACCGCTACTTGACGAAATCCGTGCCGGCCTGAAGAAGCGTGCGGCTTCCAGCGCCTTCATCGCATCCCTGCATCTCGATGAGCGCATTGCGTTCGTTGATCCCGCCGAACCGATCGGTTGTATCGGTTCCGCTTGCGCCATGGCGAAAACCGCGGGCCTGCAGTGA